CGATAACCGCTGCGTTCGCGCAGGCGCCGGATGTGTCGGCCTACAGCGCGATCCCGAGCAACATCCCGGTGACGAAGAACCCAGGCAAAGCCGCTAGTCTATGGATGGACCTCGATGGGCCTGATTCGGCTCAGATTCCGGCGCAAGAGTGGGCCTCGGTGAGGGGCCACTAGCGGGGTCGCGGTCACGTTTCGGCCTGTTTGGAACCGAGCGGGCATCCGGTTCGTTTTCAGCCTAGCCAGGGTGGGAAGACTTAATATCGGAGGACGAAACACAATGCGAATTGCTGGAATTCTGGCGTTCGCAGCCGCGGCCACTATGTGGCTTGGGCTGCAAGCGCCGGCCTCGGCGGCGACACAAATACCGCCAGGCAGCTACCGCGAGTCATGTACGAACATCTCGAGCAACTTCGGCGTCGTCAACGCGACGTGCCCGGACGTCAACGGCACGATGCACCAGGCGAGCCTCAACTATGCGCGCTGCCCGGGTAGCCAGGTCGCGAACAACAACGGCACGCTCGTCTGCGGTGCGGGCGGATACAACATCGGCCGCACGTTGCCCGGCGGATCGTGGCGCGCGTCGTGCAAGGACGCGAGCAAGACGAACGGCACGCTGTTCGCCACCTGCGACAACGGCCACGGCGGTTGGACGAATACGTCGCTCAACCTGAACGCCTGTCCGACGCGGCTCGTCGGCAACAACTTCGGCAGTCTCTTCTGTGCCGGCGACGCGAACGGGGCTTACCTGCCGCCGGGCCAGTGGCGCACCTCATGTCGCGACGCGCGTGAAGACGGCCGCTTGATCTACGCCGACTGCGATGACGGGCGCGGCAACTACCATCCGACTTCGGTCGACACCGGAGTGTGCCCGCGCACCGAGATCATCAACACAGCGGGCCGTCTCTATTGCATCAACCATCCGGGCAACGGGAACCATTACGGCAACGGTAACGGGAACGGCCACGACAACGACGACCGCTATGGCGCTACGCTGCCGCCGGGCAGCTGGCGCACGTCGTGCCGTAACGGATACATCGCGAACGGCGTGCTTCACGCGCAGTGCCAGAACGGCAGCGGCTCCTGGGTGGCGTCGACCATCGACCTGCGCGCCTGCAATGGACCGATCGGCAACGTGAGAGGCAACCTCGTCTGCTTGGGCAAGCACGGCGACGGGGACAACGACAACCACTAGACCAGACCGCGGCGGTCGAGCGTAAAGCTCGACCGCTCCCA
The Candidatus Eremiobacteraceae bacterium DNA segment above includes these coding regions:
- a CDS encoding CVNH domain-containing protein; its protein translation is MRIAGILAFAAAATMWLGLQAPASAATQIPPGSYRESCTNISSNFGVVNATCPDVNGTMHQASLNYARCPGSQVANNNGTLVCGAGGYNIGRTLPGGSWRASCKDASKTNGTLFATCDNGHGGWTNTSLNLNACPTRLVGNNFGSLFCAGDANGAYLPPGQWRTSCRDAREDGRLIYADCDDGRGNYHPTSVDTGVCPRTEIINTAGRLYCINHPGNGNHYGNGNGNGHDNDDRYGATLPPGSWRTSCRNGYIANGVLHAQCQNGSGSWVASTIDLRACNGPIGNVRGNLVCLGKHGDGDNDNH